The genomic stretch CCCTTGCGGTACACGGCCATCATGAACCCCAGGGTGTGTGCCATCTTGACTCTGGGCACCTGGATGGGGAGCAGTGTGCATGCGTCTGTCCTCACATTTCTTGTGTTTAAGTTACCTTACTGTGGCCCCAAGGAGGTGGGCAATTTCTTCTGTGACATCCCGGTGGTGCTGTCCCTGGCCTGTGCAGACACCTCTCTAGCTCACAGGGTGAGTGTCACCAACGTAGGTGTTGTGGCACTCCTGTGTTTCCTTCTTGTCCTCACTTCTTATACTCGCATTGTTATCTCTATATTGAGAATCAGCTCCTCAGAAGGGAGGCACAGGGCCTTCTCCACCTGCAGTGCCCACCTGACTTCTGTCCTGCTCTTCTATGGACCCGTGGTCCTCATTTATCTCCGGCCTGCCTCCAGCCCATGGTTGGATTCTGTGGTTCAGGTATTAAATAATATTGTTAACCCTTCCTTAAATCCTTTGATATACAGCTTGAGAAACAAGGATGTGAAGTTGGCTCTGAGAAAAGCACTAATCCATGGAGTACATACCTGAGGAGTGTAAGCTTTTCTGTCATTACCTCTCCTTACAATTTTGCCTTGTATTTATCTGGGGCACCTAGTCTCTTAGAGTTGGTGTGACTGCTAAGTGCGATGTGGGACAAGTAGGTTGAATTAATTCTTTATGAtcagtgtgtatatatttatataaaatttttttcaacaaaatctTTTACAGCACTTACCATGTGCTAGGCAATATTCTATGCACTTTACAAGTACTGGCACATGTTTTTATTATCACATGGAGTAGATATTATTATCCCAATTTACAGAGGAGAATATTAAGGCACCAAGAGGTTAGGACAGTTTTGCAGCGTCTCAGAGATAGAAAGTCACTGAGCTAGGACATGAATGCAAGGTTTTCAACTTTTTGCTAATGCTTCCACTGTATTGTCAGAATTATAACATAAATGCTTACTTCTTTTAGGGACTTCTTTTCAATTTACATTGAGTATTCTccaattttccaaaaaaaaatctgtagtcTATTAAATTTGTTCCATtaattttatcactttttaatatatattttaataaatgttatgTATTTCATCTTGATATAAAGAA from Budorcas taxicolor isolate Tak-1 chromosome 25, Takin1.1, whole genome shotgun sequence encodes the following:
- the LOC128069004 gene encoding putative olfactory receptor 10D4 encodes the protein MRNHTPVTEFLLTGIPHTQGLEHALFVFFLTFYLLTLVGNLLILLATLTSSNLHTPMYFFLGNLSVFDIFFPSVSSPKMMLYLLGQSRTISYQGCACQLFFYHFLGCTECFLYTVMAYDRFAAICHPLRYTAIMNPRVCAILTLGTWMGSSVHASVLTFLVFKLPYCGPKEVGNFFCDIPVVLSLACADTSLAHRVSVTNVGVVALLCFLLVLTSYTRIVISILRISSSEGRHRAFSTCSAHLTSVLLFYGPVVLIYLRPASSPWLDSVVQVLNNIVNPSLNPLIYSLRNKDVKLALRKALIHGVHT